From the genome of Scytonema hofmannii PCC 7110, one region includes:
- a CDS encoding ABC transporter ATP-binding protein, whose protein sequence is MAEFKLNSDELTNNRYQNYTPSVAAIAAEGVEMTIQSKQDNFQILKGINWEIKKGDIEILMGPSGSGKTTLLSILAGLLTPTFGRVYLLGQEITKMSRTQLSRFRRENIGFIFQDFNLFPALTALENVEAALNVKGFRGKQARTQAQTMLELVGLGDKAKQLPRDLSGGQKQRVAIARALTGHPQLIMADEPTAALDSHSGHVVMELLSGLAKEQGCTVLIVTHDPRILDLADGIAHIEDGYLKQ, encoded by the coding sequence ATGGCTGAATTTAAATTGAACTCTGATGAGTTAACGAATAATAGATATCAAAACTATACTCCTTCAGTAGCGGCGATCGCTGCTGAAGGCGTGGAAATGACTATTCAATCCAAGCAAGATAATTTTCAAATTCTTAAAGGAATTAACTGGGAAATTAAAAAAGGTGATATAGAAATTTTGATGGGACCCTCTGGCTCTGGCAAAACGACATTACTATCGATTTTAGCAGGGTTGTTAACGCCAACATTTGGTAGGGTATACCTACTTGGGCAAGAGATTACCAAAATGTCTCGAACTCAGTTATCACGCTTTAGAAGAGAGAACATTGGTTTTATTTTTCAAGATTTCAACTTGTTCCCCGCACTAACAGCGCTTGAAAATGTGGAAGCAGCTTTGAATGTAAAAGGGTTTCGAGGAAAGCAAGCGCGCACGCAAGCTCAAACGATGCTGGAACTTGTGGGATTGGGAGATAAAGCAAAGCAACTTCCCCGCGATTTGTCTGGAGGGCAAAAACAACGGGTGGCGATCGCACGTGCTTTAACCGGTCATCCACAGTTAATTATGGCAGATGAGCCAACAGCTGCTTTAGATTCTCATAGCGGACATGTGGTGATGGAGTTACTAAGCGGACTGGCAAAAGAACAAGGCTGCACGGTTTTGATTGTAACTCACGATCCCCGAATTTTGGACTTGGCTGATGGAATTGCCCATATAGAAGATGGATACCTCAAACAGTAA
- a CDS encoding lanthionine synthetase LanC family protein has product MFGNALLKKNSYFQQELIDFDRNYYDIITSFGLKAKTSFPWVMVGETNQVQGWKLHISSIPIEAANLLARVVPFLKKHQCVFKVALDMSILYELNEGNLGSTQIGKFITVYPRSNYEARFLAETLVEITQYFSGPVIVTDLRLGDVVYTRYGSFNSIQSQDRLGLSVSAIYTSNGSLEKDSYSVPFVPPHDVANPFTDFFISSEPYHSLVLTGESPLSHESDKLFGPGYLFLEVIKQHPKGAVFRGIDLRSQENVSIKIIKQGRQHCVSDEYGRDIRTRLQRQESLHNFLYGLVPIPKVDPYFEVKGDGYLPIEYIEGQSLDSLVSSSLTNRSWRSLSLSAKTQLLSYLEKLISAVQALHGAGYVHRDLTGANIWIGADEKVYLLDLELAHNIKDNTPAFILGTPGFMSPEQEAGEPPAFTDDIYAIGCLIILLLTGLPPHLLLFANEQNRVNQWLELTHDVPIELVEIAAQCVKCNAIERPDLQQIKMTVLESKAGLISCINTQDFASLSIRSQINDFIVKGQQGLLDAVISDRTTGLWLSSSVNNMLHQDIKAVRFYEVRRSANTGVAGVVYLLSRLARFGYDTEAVRDRVQKAIQWLLWDDTTPDKQLPGLHFGEAGVAVAIAEAISSGLIQRDRQIDAFLMQALSGKLDWSDITHGAAGQGVAVLYCADRLQDATLLGLVHRCANYLINTQKDDGSWETPPGVENMSGQILTGFAHGVSGIVYFLSEYAYRFDSSAAEKAWQTGADWLFEQAHLTQDQQGLEWYVSDTQKDKWKWWCHGSPGIALTFLRLYEHTKNDAYAEIAIHALQAHPIDMRHRNLSQCHGLSGLGEIYLEAARILGDRQWLERAENIAKTLIALRQETDRSSITWLVENLYQPTADLMIGAGGIIHFLLRLSLQAEKIGFPLLLDPIK; this is encoded by the coding sequence ATGTTTGGCAATGCTTTGCTGAAAAAAAATTCATATTTTCAACAAGAGTTGATTGATTTTGATAGAAATTATTATGATATTATCACATCTTTTGGTCTTAAGGCTAAAACATCCTTTCCATGGGTTATGGTTGGCGAAACCAACCAAGTTCAAGGTTGGAAACTACATATTTCATCTATTCCTATAGAAGCAGCTAACCTTCTTGCAAGAGTTGTTCCCTTCTTAAAAAAACACCAATGTGTCTTTAAAGTCGCTCTTGATATGAGTATTTTATATGAACTTAATGAAGGAAATTTAGGTTCAACTCAAATTGGTAAGTTTATTACTGTTTATCCCAGGTCAAATTATGAAGCTAGATTTTTAGCTGAAACTTTGGTAGAGATCACTCAATATTTTTCCGGTCCAGTTATTGTCACGGATCTCCGGCTTGGTGATGTTGTTTATACGAGATACGGCAGTTTTAACTCTATTCAAAGTCAAGACCGTTTGGGATTGAGTGTATCAGCAATATATACCTCAAACGGCTCTTTAGAGAAGGATTCTTATAGCGTACCGTTTGTTCCTCCTCATGACGTTGCCAATCCATTTACGGATTTTTTCATCTCATCAGAACCATATCACAGTTTGGTTCTAACAGGAGAATCTCCGTTATCCCATGAATCTGACAAACTCTTTGGACCGGGCTATTTATTTTTGGAAGTTATTAAACAGCATCCTAAAGGAGCGGTATTTCGCGGTATCGATTTGCGGAGTCAAGAAAACGTTAGTATCAAAATCATTAAGCAGGGACGACAGCATTGTGTTTCAGATGAGTACGGGCGGGATATCCGGACGCGTTTGCAACGTCAAGAAAGTTTACACAATTTTCTTTATGGTTTAGTTCCGATTCCCAAAGTCGATCCTTATTTCGAGGTCAAAGGTGATGGTTATCTACCTATTGAATATATTGAAGGTCAAAGTCTGGATTCATTGGTAAGTTCTTCTTTAACCAATCGTTCATGGCGTAGTTTGTCTCTGAGTGCAAAAACTCAATTACTGTCTTATCTAGAGAAATTAATTTCTGCTGTTCAAGCATTGCACGGTGCTGGATACGTTCATCGCGATTTAACAGGAGCCAATATTTGGATTGGTGCTGATGAAAAAGTTTATTTGCTAGATTTAGAACTGGCACATAATATAAAAGATAACACTCCAGCTTTTATTTTGGGAACTCCAGGTTTTATGTCCCCCGAACAAGAGGCTGGAGAACCACCAGCTTTTACGGATGATATATACGCTATAGGTTGTCTCATAATTTTACTTTTAACTGGACTACCTCCACACCTGCTTCTTTTTGCTAATGAACAAAATAGAGTTAATCAGTGGTTAGAGTTAACTCATGATGTGCCTATTGAGTTAGTGGAAATAGCAGCACAATGTGTAAAATGTAATGCTATAGAAAGACCAGATTTACAACAGATTAAAATGACAGTTTTAGAAAGTAAAGCTGGATTAATCAGCTGTATTAACACTCAGGATTTTGCAAGTTTATCGATTAGAAGTCAGATAAATGACTTCATAGTTAAAGGACAGCAAGGTCTCCTAGATGCTGTTATCAGCGATCGCACCACAGGTTTGTGGCTGTCTTCATCTGTTAACAATATGCTGCATCAAGATATCAAAGCAGTGCGGTTTTATGAAGTTCGTCGCAGTGCAAATACCGGTGTAGCAGGAGTTGTTTATTTGTTAAGTCGATTAGCTCGATTTGGTTACGACACAGAAGCAGTGCGCGATCGCGTTCAAAAGGCGATACAGTGGTTGCTCTGGGATGACACCACACCCGATAAACAATTACCAGGATTGCATTTTGGTGAAGCGGGTGTTGCTGTCGCCATAGCCGAAGCTATCTCTAGCGGACTGATTCAACGCGATCGCCAAATTGATGCTTTTTTGATGCAAGCGCTTTCTGGCAAACTTGATTGGTCTGACATCACTCATGGCGCAGCAGGTCAGGGAGTTGCAGTACTCTATTGTGCAGATCGGTTGCAAGATGCAACACTCTTGGGTCTTGTCCATCGTTGTGCAAATTATCTCATCAATACCCAAAAAGATGATGGTTCCTGGGAAACACCTCCTGGTGTAGAGAATATGTCAGGTCAGATATTAACAGGATTTGCACATGGTGTTAGTGGGATTGTTTATTTTTTATCTGAATACGCATATCGTTTTGACAGCAGTGCTGCAGAAAAAGCATGGCAAACAGGAGCAGATTGGTTGTTCGAGCAAGCTCATTTAACTCAAGACCAGCAAGGTCTTGAATGGTACGTAAGTGATACTCAAAAAGATAAATGGAAGTGGTGGTGTCACGGTTCACCAGGTATTGCTTTGACCTTTTTAAGATTGTACGAACACACAAAAAACGATGCTTATGCTGAAATTGCAATTCACGCTCTTCAAGCCCATCCAATAGACATGAGACACCGAAATCTCAGCCAATGTCATGGTTTAAGTGGACTGGGTGAGATTTATTTAGAAGCAGCCAGAATTCTTGGCGATCGCCAGTGGCTTGAGAGAGCAGAAAACATAGCCAAGACTCTGATTGCTCTTCGACAAGAAACGGATCGAAGTTCCATCACCTGGTTAGTCGAAAATCTCTATCAGCCCACTGCGGATCTTATGATTGGTGCAGGTGGTATTATACACTTCTTGTTAAGACTTTCTTTACAAGCAGAAAAAATTGGTTTTCCTCTTTTACTCGACCCTATTAAATAA
- a CDS encoding glycosyltransferase, whose product MSIEIGLWLSVLSLTIWIVLVSFWGQFWRCNQQFTRQETDLPMFPSVCVVVPARNEADVLPISLRSLLTQDYPGSLSFVLVDDGSTDGTASVAFNIAQELNKSDQLKVLSAEPLPSGWTGKLWALHQGIQYTQTLKEPPDYFLLSDADIEHDALNVRSLVVKAQQENLELVSLMVKLRCEHFWEKLLIPAFVFFFQKLYPFPWVNDPTKPTAAAAGGCILISREALNEIGGIESIRTALIDDCTLAQAVKKRRLGIGDKGEHSILSSPTHHSPLTTPPQMSSPTHHSPLTTPPKKGRIWLGLTHSTYSLRPYTSLETIWNMVARTAFTQLHYSLGMLIVTLFGMILVYMVPPLCAITGAIAGNWIVAIVGLFGWLLMSYAYFPTVKFYSCSPLFAFCLSAIAFLYTLMTLDSALRHWQKRGGAWKGRVYSETLG is encoded by the coding sequence ATGAGCATTGAAATTGGATTGTGGCTTTCGGTTCTCTCCTTAACAATTTGGATTGTACTCGTAAGTTTTTGGGGTCAGTTTTGGCGGTGCAATCAACAATTTACAAGACAGGAAACAGATTTACCCATGTTCCCCAGTGTGTGTGTTGTTGTACCTGCAAGAAATGAAGCCGACGTACTACCAATCTCTTTGCGATCGCTCCTCACCCAAGATTATCCTGGTTCTCTCTCTTTTGTTTTGGTAGACGATGGAAGTACAGATGGGACAGCTAGTGTTGCTTTTAACATTGCCCAAGAACTCAACAAATCTGACCAATTGAAAGTTTTGAGTGCAGAACCACTGCCTTCCGGTTGGACGGGTAAGTTGTGGGCGCTACACCAAGGTATTCAGTATACTCAAACTCTCAAGGAGCCACCAGATTATTTTCTTCTCAGCGACGCCGATATTGAACACGATGCGTTGAATGTCCGTTCTTTAGTTGTAAAAGCACAACAAGAAAATTTAGAGCTTGTTTCCCTGATGGTAAAGCTGAGGTGCGAGCATTTTTGGGAAAAACTACTCATTCCAGCCTTTGTCTTTTTCTTTCAAAAACTTTATCCCTTCCCTTGGGTTAACGATCCCACGAAACCCACAGCAGCTGCGGCGGGTGGATGTATCTTGATAAGCCGTGAAGCTTTAAACGAAATTGGCGGTATTGAGAGCATTCGGACTGCACTCATTGATGATTGTACCCTAGCGCAAGCGGTGAAGAAGAGAAGACTGGGGATTGGGGACAAGGGAGAACATTCTATTTTGTCTTCCCCTACTCACCACTCCCCACTCACGACTCCCCCCCAAATGTCTTCCCCTACTCACCACTCCCCACTCACCACTCCCCCCAAAAAAGGTCGAATTTGGCTGGGGCTAACTCACTCAACCTACAGCTTGCGACCTTATACATCCCTAGAAACAATTTGGAATATGGTAGCCCGAACTGCTTTTACACAGCTACATTATTCTTTAGGGATGTTAATAGTCACTCTATTCGGGATGATACTTGTTTACATGGTGCCACCTCTATGTGCAATTACCGGAGCGATCGCCGGAAACTGGATTGTAGCGATTGTGGGTTTATTTGGTTGGCTTTTGATGTCTTACGCCTACTTCCCCACAGTGAAATTTTATAGTTGTTCCCCTTTATTCGCATTTTGCTTAAGTGCGATCGCATTCCTTTACACGCTGATGACATTAGATTCTGCATTGCGTCATTGGCAAAAGCGCGGAGGAGCCTGGAAAGGACGAGTATATTCTGAAACTTTAGGTTAG
- a CDS encoding FtsX-like permease family protein yields MTSIARKNLLEDIPRFLVAQAGIMFAVSLVTIQTGLQYGFSQSSSQLISQSRADIWVTSKNMQHIGLTTPINYEQLAKARQVAGVTQAEGVIIRGGLWHEQESDKISSITMVGAVSGGMLFPTSNIINGSFSDLKEPYRFIIDQTSLKSLNLQKLGEVGEINDIPAKLVGFTEGTQSIVFGTLMFTSLESANTYANYSSQKAPISDIGSVPKQLASTDPISFILIRAKPGQNIEQLKRKLEETLPDTRAYTREAMAEVTQSYWQERSGIGFVLGIGAVVGIVVGSVVVSQILYASVSDHIKEFGTLKAMGASDWFIYSVIIEQGLWMAIIGYIPGMAVCLGVAAWTATSQGIVILITPTSAAVVLGITALMCVCSAIFAIQKVTRVDPAIVFKG; encoded by the coding sequence ATGACTTCTATCGCTCGTAAAAATTTACTTGAAGATATTCCTCGCTTTCTTGTAGCGCAAGCAGGAATCATGTTTGCCGTTAGTTTAGTCACAATTCAAACGGGTCTGCAATACGGCTTTTCCCAATCCTCTTCCCAGTTGATTTCTCAATCTCGTGCTGATATTTGGGTAACTTCCAAAAATATGCAGCATATAGGGCTAACTACACCGATAAATTACGAGCAACTGGCAAAAGCTCGTCAAGTAGCAGGTGTAACCCAAGCAGAAGGAGTTATCATTCGTGGTGGGTTATGGCACGAACAAGAATCAGACAAAATCAGCTCGATTACAATGGTTGGTGCAGTATCGGGAGGAATGTTGTTTCCTACCTCAAATATTATCAATGGAAGTTTTAGCGATCTCAAGGAACCCTACAGGTTTATCATCGACCAAACGAGTTTAAAATCCCTTAATTTACAAAAATTGGGTGAGGTCGGAGAAATTAATGATATACCAGCAAAGTTGGTAGGATTTACGGAAGGAACTCAATCAATTGTTTTTGGGACTTTAATGTTCACCTCTTTAGAAAGCGCGAACACCTATGCTAATTACAGTTCACAGAAAGCTCCTATAAGTGACATTGGTTCGGTTCCCAAACAGCTAGCATCCACAGATCCGATTAGCTTTATTTTGATTCGAGCAAAACCGGGTCAAAACATAGAACAACTCAAGCGGAAGTTGGAAGAGACTTTGCCGGATACCCGTGCTTATACTCGTGAGGCGATGGCTGAAGTCACACAAAGTTACTGGCAAGAACGATCTGGAATTGGATTTGTTCTCGGTATTGGTGCTGTCGTTGGGATTGTTGTGGGATCGGTGGTTGTGAGCCAAATTCTTTATGCCTCTGTCTCAGATCATATCAAAGAGTTTGGAACGCTTAAAGCCATGGGAGCGTCTGATTGGTTTATATATAGTGTCATTATTGAGCAAGGACTTTGGATGGCAATTATAGGTTACATACCGGGTATGGCTGTTTGCCTGGGGGTAGCAGCTTGGACAGCAACGTCTCAGGGAATAGTGATTCTCATTACACCAACATCAGCAGCTGTTGTTCTAGGTATTACAGCTTTGATGTGTGTCTGTTCGGCTATCTTTGCCATTCAAAAGGTGACTCGCGTAGATCCAGCCATTGTATTCAAAGGATAG